In a genomic window of Pararge aegeria chromosome 7, ilParAegt1.1, whole genome shotgun sequence:
- the LOC120625103 gene encoding late histone H2B.L4-like, whose product MAPKVMKKSTKPPMEKPIDKVISKTKKQKKKNYTSFSIYLFKLLRSVNVGKEYNLGISRHSMLIMNNFVNDMLEKIATEAGRLAFYGKKNTMGSAEIQSATKLLLPGELAKHANAQGVNAIAKYVRSQES is encoded by the coding sequence atGGCGCCGAAAGTAATGAAAAAGTCAACGAAACCACCGATGGAGAAGCCAATTGACAAAGTGATTTCAAAAACGaagaaacagaagaagaagaactacaCGAGTTTCTCCATCTATTTATTCAAGCTACTGCGTTCAGTAAACGTTGGGAAGGAATATAATTTAGGCATTTCACGGCACTCTatgcttataatgaataatttcgTGAACGATATGCTGGAAAAGATCGCGACTGAAGCTGGGAGGTTGGCTTTCTATGGAAAAAAGAACACAATGGGCAGTGCAGAGATTCAGAGCGCAACTAAACTGCTTCTACCCGGGGAGTTAGCTAAACATGCGAACGCGCAAGGTGTAAACGCCATTGCTAAATACGTGAGGAGTCAGGAAAGCTAA